From Triticum urartu cultivar G1812 chromosome 2, Tu2.1, whole genome shotgun sequence, a single genomic window includes:
- the LOC125535724 gene encoding F-box protein At5g07610-like, which produces MACTQMNCSKNGTTSAADLTDDLIIEILSLLPVKSVCRFKCVSRLWYLLISQHRKRLPQTISGFFYPKHRYNNEDGLIGFPTFDGISGDQKQLFPDSSLPFLTGYRQILPKDCCNGLIFCLCWKDSPIDEADYVVCNPATEEWVVLPDAGHKSDALAYRLGFDGAMSPHFHVFQILEGDEDYGYISGVNIYSSETGVWSYKENGWGDNEIQIVDMRGVFFNGMMHLLTCEFKILAVDTEGKTWRTISLLETMCVGNICLGPLAFIGQSQGRLYFINMRDNDSSKLSVWILEDYNGNEWIFKYSISTSQLFGKLFGEKDHMLQRDYADLLLQRDYALVAIHPECNLIFFVWRCKDVLLSYDMDRGKVCVICSLKYHLYDTFPPYLPYVPSFLRIGKPRVEA; this is translated from the coding sequence ATGGCTTGCACACAGATGAACTGCTCCAAGAACGGGACAACCTCCGCTGCTGACCTGACAGATGACCTTATCATCGAGATTCTGTCCCTGCTGCCTGTCAAGTCAGTGTGCCGATTCAAGTGTGTCTCCCGGCTCTGGTACCTCCTCATCTCCCAACACCGCAAAAGGCTGCCCCAGACCATCTCCGGCTTCTTCTACCCCAAGCACAGATACAACAATGAGGATGGTTTGATAGGATTTCCCACTTTTGATGGTATTTCGGGGGACCAAAAGCAGCTATTCCCTGATTCCTCGTTGCCCTTCTTGACGGGATACAGGCAGATTTTGCCGAAGGACTGCTGCAATGGCCTTATTTTCTGCCTCTGCTGGAAGGACTCCCCAATAGACGAAGCTGATTATGTGGTATGTAATCCTGCCACTGAGGAATGGGTAGTCCTGCCTGATGCTGGCCATAAAAGCGATGCATTGGCGTACCGTTTGGGTTTCGATGGAGCCATGTCACCCCACTTCCATGTGTTCCAGATCCTAGAGGGTGATGAGGACTATGGATATATCTCAGGTGTTAATATCTACTCATCAGAGACAGGAGTCTGGAGTTACAAGGAAAATGGTTGGGGCGACAATGAGATTCAGATAGTTGACATGAGAGGTGTCTTTTTCAATGGAATGATGCACTTGCTCACATGTGAGTTTAAGATACTAGCAGTTGACACGGAAGGCAAGACATGGAGGACCATTTCTTTGCTTGAAACCATGTGTGTTGGAAACATTTGTTTAGGTCCTCTAGCTTTTATTGGTCAATCTCAAGGGCGATTGTATTTTATAAATATGAGAGACAATGATAGCTCCAAATTATCAGTCTGGATTCTTGAGGACTATAATGGTAATGAATGGATCTTCAAGTACAGCATCAGCACTTCACAACTTTTTGGGAAGCTTTTTGGGGAGAAGGATCACATGTTACAACGGGACTATGCTGATCTCTTGTTGCAAAGGGACTATGCTTTGGTCGCAATTCATCCTGAATGCAATTTGATATTCTTTGTTTGGAGGTGCAAGGATGTGCTACTGTCATATGACATGGACCGTGGTAAAGTTTGTGTTATCTGCAGTCTAAAATATCACTTGTATGACACATTTCCTCCATATCTTCCCTATGTTCCATCTTTCTTGCGcattggcaaaccaagagtggaAGCATGA
- the LOC125541012 gene encoding F-box protein At5g49610-like — MACTQMKCSKNGATSSADFPDDLIVEILSLLPVKSVCRFKCVSSLWYRLISQHRKKLPTTLSGFFYPKHRLNDEGDLVAFPTFDGILGNQEQPFSDSSLAFLTGYRQILPKDCCNGLIFCLCWKDSPIDEADYVVCNPVTEEWVVLPDAGHESNALAYRLGSDAAMSPHFHVFQILEGDVEYGYVSGVNIYSSETGAWSYKENGWGDNEIQIADMRGVFFNGMMHLLTYEFKILAVDTEGKTWRTISLLETMILGNFFVGPLAFIGQSQGRLYVINTTDNDSSKLSVWTLEDYNGNEWTFKYSISIAQLILELFGEKDLNLQQDYADLMLQRDYALIAIHPECNLIFFVWRSKDVLVSYGMDSGEVCVICSLKIHFSDTFPPYLPYVPLYSHIGRPRVEA; from the coding sequence ATGGCTTGCACACAGATGAAATGCTCCAAGAACGGGGCAACCTCCTCTGCTGACTTTCCAGATGACCTTATCGTCGAGATTCTGTCCCTGCTGCCTGTCAAGTCAGTGTGCCGATTCAAGTGTGTCTCCTCGCTCTGGTACCGCCTCATCTCCCAACACCGCAAGAAGCTGCCTACGACCCTCTCCGGCTTCTTCTACCCCAAGCACAGGCTCAACGACGAGGGTGATTTGGTAGCATTTCCCACTTTTGATGGTATTTTGGGGAACCAAGAGCAGCCATTCTCTGATTCCTCGTTGGCCTTCTTGACGGGATACAGGCAGATTTTGCCAAAGGACTGCTGCAATGGCCTTATTTTCTGCCTCTGCTGGAAGGACTCCCCAATAGACGAAGCCGATTATGTGGTATGCAATCCTGTCACTGAGGAATGGGTAGTCCTGCCTGATGCTGGCCATGAAAGCAATGCATTGGCATATCGTTTGGGTTCCGATGCAGCCATGTCACCCCATTTCCATGTGTTCCAGATCCTAGAGGGTGATGTTGAATATGGATATGTCTCAGGTGTTAATATCTACTCATCAGAGACAGGAGCCTGGAGTTACAAGGAAAATGGTTGGGGCGACAATGAGATTCAGATAGCTGACATGAGAGGTGTCTTTTTCAATGGAATGATGCACTTGCTCACCTATGAGTTTAAGATACTAGCAGTTGACACTGAGGGTAAGACATGGAGGACCATTTCTTTGCTGGAAACTATGATTCTGGGAAACTTTTTTGTAGGTCCTCTTGCTTTTATCGGTCAATCTCAAGGGCGATTGTATGTTATAAATACGACAGACAACGATAGCTCCAAATTATCTGTCTGGACTCTTGAGGACTATAATGGTAATGAATGGACCTTTAAGTACAGCATCAGCATTGCACAACTTATTTTGGAGCTTTTTGGTGAGAAGGATCTCAACTTACAACAGGACTATGCTGATCTCATGTTGCAAAGGGACTATGCTTTGATCGCAATCCATCCTGAATGCAATTTGATATTCTTTGTTTGGAGGAGCAAGGATGTGCTAGTGTCATATGGCATGGACAGTGGTGAAGTTTGTGTTATCTGCAGTCTGAAAATCCACTTCTCCGACACATTTCCTCCATATCTTCCCTATGTTCCACTTTACTCGCACATTGGCAGACCAAGGGTGGAAGCATGA